GTGACATTCAGCCGCTTGTAGACGCGCTGAATCTCGTCGCGGCAATGCGGCAGGAAGTCGTGCCAGAGCTTGAGGTTCTCGGCATCGCCGGCATGCAGCTTGGCGGTTTCGGCCAACACGCGTTGATCGATATCGCTATGGGCAGCTGCTGTTTTGGCTAGTTGGGGATCGCCCTCGACGGCCGCGATCTTCGTTTGCAGCGAGTCGATTTCTTCTTGCAGCGACTTGGCCTGGTTTTGGGCCTGAGCCAGCTGTTGAGCAGCTTTCTTTGCCGCCGCTTTGTCGGCCGCGGCGGGCTGCGATTGAAGCGTTTTAATCTCCGCTTGTCGCTGCGTCAGCTTTTGCTGAACGGTCGGTAGCGCGGCCAGACTCTCGCGATATTCCACCAGTTTGCTGACGAGGCGATACAGCCGGCTGAGTTCAGGGACGGGGCGAGCAGTAAACGCAGCGGCATCCGCAAAGTGCTTCCAGCCGTAGATAATCATCCCGAACTGGGTGCCCCAGTCGCCGAGGTGATTATCGCTGATGGTCTTGTGCCCGAGGAACTGGAGCGTGCGATAGAGGGCGTCGCCGATGACGGTCGAACGAATGTGGCCGACGTGCATCGGCTTGGCAACGTTCGGCGAGGAGTAGTCAATGACGAAGGTCCGCGGCTTTGTCGTTTTCTCAATGCCCAAGCGGTCGTCGGTGGTGGCTGCCTGGAGTTGAGCAGCCAGCCAGTCGTCGCGCAACTTCAGGTTAATGAAGCCGGGGCCGGCCACATCGAAAGGCAGACAGAGGTCGTCCAACTGCGTTTCGCCGGCGATCTCGGTGGCCACATCGCGGGGTGATTTGCCGAGCGTCTTTCCCAGAGACATCGCAAAGTTGGCCTGATAGTCGCCGAACTTCGCGTCTTGCGCAACGCGAATCATTTCCAGCAGGGATGCAGGATCGGTAACGCGAGATTTCAAGGCAGGAGCAAAGCGACTTTTCAGGAGGGCAAGAATGTTCATCGGCCGAAGGTTGAGTACGAGGAACGCGGTCAACGAGAGAGAGAAGTGAAAAACGGAAGGTTCAAGTGTGACGTCCCCGGGCCTGACGGGCAATGTCCGGTGCGAAAAGGGAAATTTGCGAGGGGTCGGGAACTCACAAAGCCAAGAAACGATGCCGGGGTGTGCAGCCTGCAGTGTCATGCACACCCCGTACATCAGTTGTCAGGCAAACAATGGGCAGGTTCGCTAGCAGGAAGCCTGAATTGCTTGGTTGTGAGCGAGGCCTTAGGCTCCGGTCTTGTCGTCAATCATGGGCGCGACCTTGGTCTGGGTCTTCTCGGCCGTTTCCGACTCGTCGGCATCGGCGGAAACTGCCTTCTCGGCCGCAGCTTTTTCTGCGTCCTTCTTCAGCACGGTGGCGTAATCGGCTTCGTCTTCGGCCGTGGCCGCGCCGTACACGCTGACCCAATAGGTTTGGCCGTTAGCAGAGCGGGCGTAACCAAAACCGGCATCGGTGGTGCCGCTCACAATGGCCGAGTAGTGGCCGCCACTGTTTTGCCAGCCAACAAAGGCCTGGTCGATGGTGGCATAGTTCCAGCCGATGTTCTCGCGAACGCCGCCCCGGAAGCCGAACCGGCGTGCACGTCCCACGTAGCCGCCGTTGGTGTCGTGGCTGAAGCTGCCCGTCGACGCCATGTACTCGGCGTGATTCTGGGCCGCCCGGCAGAGAGCCGGATTCAGGCGATGGCCGCGGAGGCCAACTCGGCCCCGAATACCGTTGCTGCGCTGCAGCATGGTGACCATCGTCGGATGTTGATGCAAGACAACGGGCTGCTTGGCCTGTTTCTTCGCTTCCGCCAGATTTGCTTCTTTGGTTCCTGCTGCGGTCGTTGGTGTGCTGGTTGTCGCAGAGACCGTCTTTGCCTTCGTTTGGCTTTGGGTGTCCTTACCACTCGCCCCGACGCCTTCTTGCGTCGCCTTGGCGTTGTCGGTTTTGTTTTGCGGGGCAGCTTGCTGTGCAGCTGCAACACCCGTGGTGACCAAAACCAATGCCCATGCCAATCGCTTCATTCCAAACCTCCGTGAGAAACAGTAACAATTGCGTAGAACGCATAAGTTGCGATCTATGCACAGGTCACACGACTTGTGCGGGCCCATTAAGCGTGACGAGTCAAGCGCTCGCAACTGGGGGTAGGCTATAATTCAGGGCGACGACCCCACCAAAGAAGTATTTTTTGGTCAAACTTTTACATTCAAGTGACAAAAATAGGCGAAATGGACAGTTTGGTTAAAGTGCTGGAGCGTGTATGATTGCCCGATTTTAATTTGCTCCGCGGCACTTTTGTGCCAACTCGTCAGGACTCCATCGCTATTTGCCCCGCGACTCCGCAAGGGATTCGTGAATATTTTCACAGCTGTGGCAGTCGACAGCCAGGCATCCACGCCAGGCTGCGGCGCAAGAATCTCGGTAACCGTTCAAACTCGTGCGCTGGCATACTGCTGGCCCCCAAGAATCCTCCGCCGCAGCGCTACCAAAAATCTGACCAAATTCTCGGCTGTTGACGCTGGTATTTGTGGCTACAATGGGGGGGCGCGATATTCAGGAGTCTCCCGTGGGTTTGAGTGTCGATCAATTTGCGAAAGCCGTGATCTCTGCCGGCTTATGCTCCACGGACGAAATCAAAACCTATTGGAACTCGCTGCCAGCCGATCAGCGCCCCAAAGATGCCGCGGCCTTCGCCCGGGCGCTAATCGACCGCGAAAAACTGACGCAGTTTCAAGCGACGGAACTCCTCTCAGGTAGCACTACTCCGCTGGTCTTGGGCGACTATGTGCTGCTGGCCAAGATCGGCGCCGGTGGCATGGGGCAAGTCTTCAAGGCCCGCCATCGACACATGAAGCGGCAGGCAGCCATCAAGCTCCTGCCGCCGGCTCTCACCAAGGACGAAGCGGCCGTTAAGCGTTTTCAGCGCGAGGTCGAAGCTGCGGCCAAGTTATCGCACCCGAACATTGTGCAGACTTACGACGCGGGCGTGCAGCGCGGCGTTTGGTATCTGGTGATGGAGCATGTCGAGGGGCGCGACCTGGCCGGTGTCGTCGCCAGCGACGGGCCGCTCCCCATTCCCCAGGCCATCGACTGCATCCGCCAGGCAGCCCAG
Above is a window of Anatilimnocola aggregata DNA encoding:
- the argS gene encoding arginine--tRNA ligase, with translation MNILALLKSRFAPALKSRVTDPASLLEMIRVAQDAKFGDYQANFAMSLGKTLGKSPRDVATEIAGETQLDDLCLPFDVAGPGFINLKLRDDWLAAQLQAATTDDRLGIEKTTKPRTFVIDYSSPNVAKPMHVGHIRSTVIGDALYRTLQFLGHKTISDNHLGDWGTQFGMIIYGWKHFADAAAFTARPVPELSRLYRLVSKLVEYRESLAALPTVQQKLTQRQAEIKTLQSQPAAADKAAAKKAAQQLAQAQNQAKSLQEEIDSLQTKIAAVEGDPQLAKTAAAHSDIDQRVLAETAKLHAGDAENLKLWHDFLPHCRDEIQRVYKRLNVTFDHELGESFYHDRLAPVVEDFVARGLAKDSQGAMCVFLPGFEAPMIIRKKDGAFLYSTTDLATIQYRRETWQPDAILYVVDHRQSDHFEKLFAAAKLWGCENIQLAHVKFGTVLGEDGRPYKTRSGDTVGLEGLLDEAVSKANEVVKSIDDANPTGPQFSAEQRQNIAETVGIGALKYADLSQNRESDYTFSYEKMLAMNGNTATYMQYSYARVRSIFRKAETTPAAVLAAGGKIVLSHPAERALGIQLLRLAEALATVEAEFRPHYLTTYLFDLAKSYSTFFENCPVLKAETTELKNSRLLLCDLTARTISLGLSLLGIGVVEQM
- a CDS encoding CAP domain-containing protein, whose product is MKRLAWALVLVTTGVAAAQQAAPQNKTDNAKATQEGVGASGKDTQSQTKAKTVSATTSTPTTAAGTKEANLAEAKKQAKQPVVLHQHPTMVTMLQRSNGIRGRVGLRGHRLNPALCRAAQNHAEYMASTGSFSHDTNGGYVGRARRFGFRGGVRENIGWNYATIDQAFVGWQNSGGHYSAIVSGTTDAGFGYARSANGQTYWVSVYGAATAEDEADYATVLKKDAEKAAAEKAVSADADESETAEKTQTKVAPMIDDKTGA